From the Holosporales bacterium genome, the window ATCAAATTAATGGGATATCCCATAATAATTACTCCTTATAGTCAAATAATCATTTGTATTAATAAATAATGATTATCCATAATCTGCCAACTACTGGCAGATTTCCGCGATGAAATATATGGGAGTTATCTGAAAAAAGCAAGCACTTAAAGAAATGACGAATCGGGAATATATAGGTTATAACAAATCCCGATAATTTTTATCTATCTATTGAAACGCTGATGCAGAGCCAAACAGCATCGGGATTTTGTGAAATCCCGAAACAGTTAACATGTTTTGCTAAATACTGCTTTAAGACAGTCTTTTCTATCTGCTTTTAAATGCGTTCTGAGCTGATGGATGCACTGTCTCAGATATAGCCAGAATTCTGCGTACAGTATCTTCTGTCAAAGGCTTTTTGAGCTTTCCTGTGAAAAACTTGTTAGCGCTATCCGTTATTATGCTCGTTGCAGATTGCTCTAAGGCTGCTTGATGCGTATTCAAGAAACTGTCAGCTAAAAAACATATCAGCCGGTGTATGGTATTAGGCGCCTTATTTATCTGGTCATAGTTATCCAACTTGCGTTGCACGAACTTATTCTGCTCATTATGCTCCTTATAATACTTCACCAGCTTTTTGGGTAAGCTCAGGGGAAACCTCGGGTCTATGGCCCTTTCCTTATCCAGCCAGTTAATCACATCTATTATTCTAAAAAGCTTATAAATTACATCATGAGGTAATAAGGCCAATGCAGCTGCATATTCCATCGTGTTTTTAATACTATCAGGATTGCTATCAGGCCTGACTCTATTTGGGTTCAGCGATGGTAAATAAGGACTATATTCGTATCTAATCGGGTCGTGCTTAAAGCCCACTATTTCTCGCTTTTGGAGCTTAAGCTTGTCGGTCAACACAGCGCTTTCAATAATCTCATCAGCTTCTTTTATTAAAGAATGCTTCGCGCTTCCGCCATAACCTGCTTCTTGGTTATATCCTTCCATGTCTATCCCAAGCATAAGATACGGCAGCTCCAAAACCAGTACTGTATCTATGTCCAAATATCTCTCGACCTTTAAAGGATATTTCTCTTTCAACTCCTTTAGTTCTTGCTTCTCGTCTGCAGTTGGTTTTCTAAGGCTCATTTATTGCCTCCCAAGCTAGACTGTCCCATATGCTTGTCTACATACTCACCCCACCAAAGCATCATCTCTTTACGCTCCGTAAGGTATTGCGCATGGTTGTAGCTGGCCCTTATCTTGTTCCTTTCACAGTGCGCCAATTGCCTCGCTATAACGTCTGGCTTAAAGCCATTTTCATTCAATATCGTAGATGCAGTAGCCCTTATCCCATGCGGAGTAGCCTTGCCTCGATACCCCTGGTCCCTGAATGCCTTGGACAGCGTATTGTCGCTTATCGGTTTGGTTATGTCCGTCCTACAGGGAAATAGCAAACCTTCATCCGGTGAAAACTTCCTTATCTTCTCCAGCACAGCCACAGTCTGCTCGGATAACGGCACAATGTGCTGTTCTTTCATCTTCATCCTTTCGGCTGGTATGCGCCATTGCCGCTTATCAAAATCAAATTCTTTCCACATGGCTCCTCTAACCTCTCCACTTCTCACAAACGTCAGTATCAACAATTCCAACGCCAGCTTCGTCAACACATTCCCTCTAAATTCATGAAATCCACCAAGAAACTCACAAAACTCCTTCTCTGCAAAATAAGCATAGTGATTCACCTTTGGCGGAATCAACGCTCCTCTGAGGTCGGCTGCTATATTGTGCTCACATCTATCCGTGGAAATGGCATAACTAAACACTTGCCCCACATACTGCAAAGTGCAGCGTGCCATCTCTAATGCTCCTCGCTCTTCCACTTTGCGTATCGTCGCCAATAAATCTTTGGGTGATATTCTCTTAATCGGAATACTGCCTAGAAACGGCAGTACATTCATCTCTAACCTTCTGGTAATTTTAAATATCTGACGTGCTGTCACTGACCCTTTCTTTTTCTCAAGCCATTCCAACGCAATGTTCTTAAAGGTATTCTGAACGGCTTCACGAGCCTCCAGCTTATCTCTCTTCCTTATCTCCGCTGGATCTTCTCCTGCCTTGATTATCTTTCTTAGCTCGTCCCTCTTATCCCTTGCATCTTTCAATGAAACTTCAGGATAAACTCCTAACGCTATCCTCTTTTTCTTGCCGGCATGCCTGTAATAAAGCCTCCAGTATTTACTTCCATTTGGGTAAACCTCAATACGTAACCCTTTTTCATCGGTTAAGTCGTAAATCTTATCTTTTCTCTTAGCATTTCTGCACACAGTGTCAGTTAGCATTGGATTGCTCACATAAAATTTTGTGGCTCCATTTATGGCCCCCAAAATATCCGAATGCAAGCAATTTTTTACGAACCATCCTGAACAAATACCATCACTAAAACCTAGCAAATCCACCACCTCAACCATCAAAATTAACCTTACAAGGATTTATGAAAACAAATAATTGGTGCCCCCGGGGAGACTCGAACTCCCACACCCGCGAAGGCAATAGATTTTGAGTCTATCGCGTCTACCAGTTCCGCCACAGGGGCTTACAAGCCGGGATATTACCTGATATCGTGCGGAGGTTAAAGAGAAAAGACAATGAAGGTAAGGGTCACGAAAGACCGCTTGAAAAAACCCTCATCCAGAAGGTGGGTAGAACGTCAATTGAACGACCCCTTTGTTGCAGCGGCCAAAAAGCAAGGATACAGATCCCGCGCCGCATTTAAGCTTATAGAGATCGACGATAAATTTGGATTAATCAAAAAAGCGCGCACGATTTTGGACCTGGGCGCAGCGCCTGGAGGATGGAGTCAAGTGGCAGCTGACCGCGCGTACAACGGTGATGGTGGACGAAAATTGGTTGCCTCAGACTTGCTTGATATTGTCCATATCAGCGGAATAGAGTTCGTAAAGGGCGATTTTAACGACGCGGAGGTAGTTAAAAGCATTCTGGACGCTCTAGGCGACAAGCCAGATCTAATCCTATCCGATATGGCCCCGAATACAGTCGGTCATGCCAAAACTGATCACATTCGCATAATATCGCTGGTAAGAAGCGCTGCCGATTTTGCCTTAAACAACCTTGCGCTTGGCGGAAGCTTTATCGCAAAGGTATTCCAAGGGGGCGGAGAACAAAAGCTGCTTGCTGACCTGAAAGCCAACTTTAAAAAAGTCACGCATTTTAAACCAAAATCCAGCCGCAAAGAATCTTCAGAACTCTACCTAATCGCAACCGGATTCAAGAAGTAGAAACCTCTTTCAAAATTTGCTGATCGGCAAATAATTTTAGCTAATTTTCTTTTTTTGAAAAATAATACTTGACAAATACAATATTTGTCATTATATATTATTAGTATAGAAAATTAATGGGGATTAGAGATGAAGAAATTAACTTTAATTGCAACATTATGCTTGAATTTTGCCAATATATATGGCGCCTTGCCAAATCCGGATCCAATACTTGATGAAGCGGCAAACCAAACAACCGCTCCAGTTGCGAAACGGCTTCCAAAAATCTCTGTAGATCAATTGAAAGCGACGTTACCTGATGCTTCTGCTGTTGGTGATCTATGGATGCTTATGTATAATGACCAGTTCCCCAAAATACAATCTGAATCTGATAGATTACATGTTCGTGTGCCAGACCTTTATAATTGCTCTTATCAACAGTTTATGCAAGCAGTTGTACTTCCATCTGCTGCAGGATGGGGGCTTTATATATCGGGTCAAACGGAGTCTCCTATGTTGAAGAGTAATATTTTGTTGACACGCTCATGCTATTCTCCAAATATCGATGACGTTGTAGATGGTTTACAGGCGATTTTAGGGGAAAGGGAATCGTTGTATCGCGTGTACTTCAGATCCTGCATAGCTGACAGTATCGACG encodes:
- a CDS encoding tyrosine-type recombinase/integrase, with product MVEVVDLLGFSDGICSGWFVKNCLHSDILGAINGATKFYVSNPMLTDTVCRNAKRKDKIYDLTDEKGLRIEVYPNGSKYWRLYYRHAGKKKRIALGVYPEVSLKDARDKRDELRKIIKAGEDPAEIRKRDKLEAREAVQNTFKNIALEWLEKKKGSVTARQIFKITRRLEMNVLPFLGSIPIKRISPKDLLATIRKVEERGALEMARCTLQYVGQVFSYAISTDRCEHNIAADLRGALIPPKVNHYAYFAEKEFCEFLGGFHEFRGNVLTKLALELLILTFVRSGEVRGAMWKEFDFDKRQWRIPAERMKMKEQHIVPLSEQTVAVLEKIRKFSPDEGLLFPCRTDITKPISDNTLSKAFRDQGYRGKATPHGIRATASTILNENGFKPDVIARQLAHCERNKIRASYNHAQYLTERKEMMLWWGEYVDKHMGQSSLGGNK
- a CDS encoding RlmE family RNA methyltransferase; the encoded protein is MKVRVTKDRLKKPSSRRWVERQLNDPFVAAAKKQGYRSRAAFKLIEIDDKFGLIKKARTILDLGAAPGGWSQVAADRAYNGDGGRKLVASDLLDIVHISGIEFVKGDFNDAEVVKSILDALGDKPDLILSDMAPNTVGHAKTDHIRIISLVRSAADFALNNLALGGSFIAKVFQGGGEQKLLADLKANFKKVTHFKPKSSRKESSELYLIATGFKK